One segment of Pseudanabaena sp. PCC 6802 DNA contains the following:
- a CDS encoding roadblock/LC7 domain-containing protein — protein sequence MGINIGKINNTLQQFVTSTSDIQGAAVVTPDGLPLATSIPGSMDEERVAAMTAAILSLGERIGRELSRGTIDRIMIEGDQGYAILVSCADDAVLLVLANKNAKQGVLMLEIKQVVSTLKTAIQPTISAVA from the coding sequence ATGGGAATCAACATAGGTAAAATCAACAATACCTTACAACAATTTGTCACTTCCACTAGCGATATCCAGGGTGCCGCAGTTGTGACACCGGATGGCTTACCTCTAGCAACTAGCATCCCCGGCTCGATGGACGAAGAAAGAGTTGCTGCCATGACAGCCGCTATTTTGTCCTTAGGCGAACGCATCGGTCGCGAGCTATCAAGAGGTACGATCGATCGCATTATGATTGAGGGCGATCAGGGGTATGCAATTCTCGTTAGTTGCGCTGATGACGCTGTTCTCCTCGTACTCGCGAATAAAAATGCGAAGCAAGGGGTGTTGATGTTAGAGATCAAACAAGTTGTTTCTACTCTCAAAACAGCAATTCAACCCACTATTTCTGCCGTCGCGTAG
- the hoxU gene encoding bidirectional hydrogenase complex protein HoxU yields MSVKTLTINGEMISAREGETILIAARAAGIRIPTLCFLEGVTAVAGCRMCLVEIEGSSRPQPACVTQVAEGMVVRTDTEKLQSYRRMVVELLFAEGNHVCAVCVANENCELQDMAIAVGMDHSRFPYQFPVRDVDVSHPMFGLDRNRCILCTRCVRVCDEIEGAHVWDVASRGGKSFIVAGMNQPWGEVTACTSCGKCVEACPTGSLFRAGSTVAEMQHDRGKLEFLVTAREKKEWTR; encoded by the coding sequence ATGTCAGTCAAAACCCTAACAATTAACGGCGAAATGATTAGCGCCCGCGAAGGCGAAACAATTCTCATTGCAGCCCGAGCGGCGGGTATTCGCATCCCTACCCTCTGCTTTTTAGAAGGAGTTACCGCCGTAGCTGGTTGTCGCATGTGCTTAGTAGAAATTGAGGGAAGTAGCAGACCTCAGCCTGCCTGCGTCACCCAGGTAGCAGAGGGGATGGTCGTCCGCACCGACACTGAGAAGCTGCAATCCTATCGTCGCATGGTTGTAGAACTGCTATTCGCCGAAGGCAATCATGTCTGCGCCGTTTGCGTAGCAAATGAGAATTGCGAGCTGCAAGATATGGCGATCGCCGTGGGCATGGATCACTCTCGCTTCCCCTATCAGTTCCCCGTTCGGGATGTCGATGTCTCTCATCCCATGTTTGGTCTCGATCGCAACCGCTGCATTCTCTGCACCCGTTGCGTGCGGGTTTGCGACGAAATCGAAGGGGCGCACGTTTGGGATGTCGCCAGTCGAGGCGGCAAGTCGTTTATCGTAGCAGGAATGAATCAACCCTGGGGCGAGGTGACGGCCTGCACTTCCTGTGGTAAGTGCGTAGAAGCCTGTCCGACAGGTTCGCTTTTCCGTGCGGGTTCGACGGTAGCGGAAATGCAGCACGATCGCGGCAAATTGGAATTTCTAGTGACAGCAAGGGAGAAAAAAGAATGGACAAGATAA
- a CDS encoding NuoF family protein: protein MDLTELLEMGQKERDRAKTIRLHCCTAAGCLSSKSDAVKAELETAVRDAGLEATVEVCGVGCMKFCGRGPLVEVTPNGLLYEQVTPENASAIVAALNGQIESERLPPLGDYNHPFFTRQMPIVLENSGKIDPERIEAYIATGGYQQLYKVLYEKKPADVVEEITRSGLRGRGGGGYPTGLKWATVAKMSSKQKYVICNADEGDPGAFMDRSVLESDPHRILEGMAIAGYAIGADRGYIYVRAEYPLAIAHLQKAIQQAKRLGLLGTQIFDSPFDFRIDIRVGAGAFVCGEETALIASVEGGRGTPRPRPPYPAESGLWGSPTLINNVETFANIVPIIRQGAEWFASIGIDRSKGTKVFALTGKIQNTGLIEVPMGTPIRQIIEEMGDGAPDGGAIKAIQTGGPSGGCIPVDALDTPVSYESLVALGTMMGSGGMIAIDDATNMVDVAHFYMEFCRDESCGKCVPCRAGTVQMLHLLTKILKRQATLTDLENLEAMCYMVKDTSLCGLGMSAPNPVLSTLRYFRDEYEALLQENSPSVANGHAPPPQLV from the coding sequence ATGGACTTAACCGAACTGCTTGAGATGGGACAAAAGGAGCGCGATCGCGCCAAAACGATTCGCTTGCATTGCTGCACGGCGGCGGGTTGCTTGTCTTCAAAATCTGATGCCGTGAAAGCAGAATTGGAAACTGCCGTGCGAGATGCAGGGCTGGAGGCAACTGTGGAAGTGTGCGGCGTTGGTTGCATGAAGTTTTGCGGTCGAGGACCTTTAGTAGAAGTAACCCCCAATGGCCTTCTCTACGAACAGGTCACACCGGAAAATGCCAGCGCGATCGTAGCAGCACTAAACGGTCAGATCGAATCGGAGCGATTGCCACCACTGGGAGACTACAACCATCCTTTCTTTACGCGGCAGATGCCAATCGTGCTGGAAAACAGCGGTAAAATCGATCCCGAACGGATTGAAGCTTACATCGCAACCGGTGGCTATCAACAACTCTATAAGGTGCTGTATGAAAAGAAACCGGCAGATGTAGTAGAGGAAATTACCCGCAGTGGGTTGCGCGGGCGGGGTGGTGGCGGCTATCCTACGGGTCTAAAATGGGCAACGGTTGCTAAGATGTCCAGCAAGCAAAAGTACGTCATTTGTAACGCCGATGAAGGCGATCCTGGCGCGTTTATGGATCGCAGCGTACTGGAGAGCGATCCCCATCGCATCCTGGAAGGCATGGCGATCGCGGGTTACGCCATCGGTGCCGATCGCGGTTACATCTACGTGCGAGCTGAATATCCCCTTGCGATCGCGCACCTGCAAAAAGCCATTCAACAGGCAAAACGACTGGGCTTGTTAGGCACTCAGATCTTCGACTCGCCATTTGACTTCCGCATTGATATCCGTGTCGGGGCTGGAGCTTTTGTCTGCGGGGAGGAAACGGCTCTGATTGCATCAGTAGAGGGTGGCAGAGGTACTCCTCGTCCTCGTCCTCCCTATCCAGCGGAGTCAGGTTTGTGGGGCAGTCCCACCCTTATTAATAATGTGGAAACCTTTGCCAATATCGTGCCAATTATCCGACAGGGAGCAGAATGGTTTGCCAGCATCGGAATCGATCGCAGCAAAGGGACAAAAGTTTTCGCCCTGACCGGCAAGATTCAAAATACCGGCTTGATTGAAGTGCCAATGGGAACGCCAATCAGACAAATTATCGAAGAAATGGGAGATGGCGCGCCCGACGGAGGCGCGATAAAAGCCATCCAAACTGGAGGGCCATCGGGTGGATGCATTCCCGTCGATGCTTTAGATACGCCCGTTTCCTATGAATCTCTAGTAGCATTGGGAACGATGATGGGTTCTGGTGGCATGATCGCGATCGACGATGCCACGAATATGGTAGATGTGGCGCATTTCTACATGGAATTCTGTCGCGATGAATCCTGTGGCAAGTGCGTTCCCTGCCGTGCCGGCACCGTACAGATGCTGCATCTTTTAACTAAAATCCTGAAGCGACAAGCAACTCTAACAGATTTAGAGAACTTAGAAGCTATGTGTTACATGGTTAAAGATACGAGTCTGTGCGGTCTGGGCATGAGCGCACCCAACCCCGTTTTAAGTACGCTGCGCTACTTCCGAGACGAATACGAGGCATTGCTGCAAGAGAATTCCCCCAGCGTAGCGAACGGCCATGCGCCCCCACCGCAATTAGTATAA
- a CDS encoding roadblock/LC7 domain-containing protein — protein sequence MGINIGKINNTLQQFVTSTSDIQGAAVVTPDGLPLATSIPGSMDEERVAAMTAAILSLGERIGRELSRGTIDRIMIEGDQGYAILVSCADDAVLLVLANKNAKQGVLMLEIKQVVSTLKTAIQPTISAVA from the coding sequence ATGGGAATCAACATAGGTAAAATCAACAATACCTTACAACAATTTGTCACTTCCACTAGCGATATCCAGGGTGCCGCAGTTGTGACACCGGATGGCTTACCTCTAGCAACTAGCATCCCTGGCTCGATGGACGAAGAGAGAGTCGCCGCAATGACAGCCGCTATTTTGTCCTTAGGCGAACGCATCGGTCGCGAGCTATCAAGAGGTACGATCGATCGCATTATGATTGAGGGCGATCAGGGGTATGCAATTCTCGTTAGTTGCGCTGATGACGCTGTTCTCCTCGTACTCGCGAATAAAAATGCGAAGCAAGGGGTGTTGATGTTAGAGATCAAACAAGTTGTTTCTACTCTCAAAACAGCAATTCAACCCACTATTTCTGCCGTCGCGTAG
- a CDS encoding Ni/Fe hydrogenase subunit alpha yields the protein MSKTIVIDPVTRIEGHAKISIFLDDAGEVSDAQFHVVEYRGFEKFCEGRPMWEMAGITARICGICPVSHLLASAKTGDKLLAVQIPPAGEKLRRLMNLAQITQSHALSFFHLSSPDFLLGWDSTPATRNVFGLMAADPELARGGIRLRQFGQQIIELLGARKIHAAWAVPGGVRSSLSTEGRQWIRDRLPESFATIENALSLFKQLLDRELQTEVQVFGDFPSLFMGLVEKNGEWEHYGGRIRFKDSNGNIVADNLSEDDYQQYIGEAVEPWSYLKFPYYKPLGYPNGIYRVGPLARLNVCDRIGTPKADRELQEFRERSGGMATSSFLYHHARLVEILAAIERIAELIEDPDILSPHTRAKASINCLEGIGVSEAPRGTLFHHYHIDEHGAIQKVNLIIATGHNNLAMNKTVAQIAKHYIHNGNVAEGFLNRVEAGIRNYDPCLSCSTHAAGQMPLQVQLVSKDGSILKQIRRD from the coding sequence ATGAGTAAAACAATAGTTATCGATCCCGTCACCCGCATTGAAGGTCATGCCAAAATCTCTATCTTCCTCGACGATGCTGGCGAAGTTTCCGACGCGCAGTTTCACGTAGTCGAATATCGCGGATTTGAGAAATTTTGCGAGGGTCGCCCCATGTGGGAAATGGCGGGGATTACGGCGCGTATATGCGGTATTTGCCCCGTCAGCCACCTGCTGGCATCAGCCAAAACGGGCGACAAGTTGTTAGCCGTGCAGATTCCCCCTGCGGGCGAAAAATTGCGGCGGTTGATGAATCTCGCTCAGATTACGCAGTCCCATGCCCTTTCCTTTTTCCATCTCAGCAGTCCCGACTTTCTGCTCGGTTGGGATAGCACTCCCGCCACGCGCAACGTCTTCGGTTTAATGGCAGCCGATCCAGAACTGGCCAGAGGTGGCATCCGCTTGCGTCAGTTCGGTCAACAAATTATCGAACTGTTGGGAGCGAGAAAAATCCATGCCGCCTGGGCGGTTCCCGGTGGCGTGCGATCGTCCCTCAGCACCGAAGGCCGTCAGTGGATTCGCGATCGCTTGCCAGAATCCTTTGCCACAATTGAAAACGCCCTGAGTTTATTTAAACAACTGCTCGATCGCGAACTGCAAACCGAAGTGCAGGTGTTCGGCGACTTCCCATCCCTGTTTATGGGTCTGGTGGAAAAAAACGGCGAATGGGAACACTATGGCGGTCGCATTCGCTTTAAAGATAGCAACGGCAATATCGTGGCGGATAACCTGAGCGAAGATGATTACCAGCAATATATCGGCGAAGCGGTCGAACCCTGGTCGTACCTGAAATTTCCCTACTACAAACCGCTGGGCTACCCCAACGGTATCTATCGCGTCGGCCCCCTAGCGCGTTTGAATGTCTGCGATCGCATTGGCACGCCCAAAGCAGATCGGGAATTACAAGAATTCCGCGAGCGATCGGGCGGCATGGCTACTTCTTCATTCCTCTATCACCACGCCCGTTTAGTGGAAATTTTGGCAGCGATTGAAAGAATTGCCGAACTGATCGAAGATCCAGATATCCTATCGCCGCATACCCGTGCCAAGGCAAGCATTAACTGTTTGGAAGGAATTGGCGTGAGCGAAGCACCGCGCGGCACGCTATTCCATCACTATCACATTGACGAACACGGCGCGATTCAGAAGGTCAATTTGATTATCGCAACAGGCCACAACAATCTGGCTATGAACAAAACCGTAGCGCAGATTGCCAAGCACTACATTCATAACGGTAACGTAGCCGAAGGATTTCTCAATCGCGTCGAAGCTGGCATTCGCAATTACGATCCCTGCCTGAGTTGCTCTACCCACGCGGCGGGGCAGATGCCTTTACAAGTGCAACTGGTCAGTAAGGATGGCTCTATCCTCAAACAAATTCGGCGAGATTAG
- a CDS encoding protoglobin domain-containing protein: MVSDPHQFLQTLERRTELNAEDKSLLKANADWGKEIAPAMADCFYGYLQKDPEMNAILTETEGRIHRLRETFVQWFHEMFTGMDDWGKSYAERRWRIGLVHVKIGIGPEHVVPAMATVVREVTKLLKSSGKPEDLRESLSKICMIDLAFIEQAYIEVSSAAVLKETGWTAGLFRRLIATGANTMAS, from the coding sequence ATGGTTTCAGATCCTCATCAGTTTCTCCAAACGTTGGAGAGAAGGACGGAGCTTAATGCCGAAGATAAATCTCTACTAAAGGCTAACGCTGATTGGGGCAAAGAAATCGCTCCTGCTATGGCTGATTGCTTTTATGGCTATCTACAGAAAGACCCGGAAATGAATGCAATCTTAACAGAAACGGAAGGACGCATTCACCGTTTGCGCGAAACCTTCGTTCAATGGTTTCACGAGATGTTTACTGGCATGGACGATTGGGGAAAAAGCTATGCCGAACGTCGCTGGCGCATCGGTCTGGTTCACGTCAAAATTGGCATTGGTCCCGAACACGTCGTTCCAGCAATGGCAACTGTGGTGCGGGAAGTGACGAAACTACTCAAGAGTAGCGGCAAGCCTGAAGATCTCAGAGAGTCTCTGAGTAAAATTTGCATGATCGACCTGGCATTTATCGAGCAAGCCTACATCGAAGTTTCGTCGGCGGCTGTTTTGAAAGAAACTGGCTGGACGGCAGGCTTGTTCCGTCGGCTGATCGCTACTGGTGCCAATACGATGGCTTCGTAG
- a CDS encoding pentapeptide repeat-containing protein, with translation MSSLPSHAALNADELLRRYAAGDRNFEQTRLVGVDLHGAVLHGIDLSESILTHVDLSKADLRGADLGWVDLSRANLQGADLRGAILTRADLSRANLTQANLHKADLSLADLSKAKLNGAIMPDGSIHE, from the coding sequence ATGTCTTCTTTACCCAGCCACGCTGCTTTAAATGCCGACGAATTGCTCAGACGCTATGCTGCTGGCGACAGAAATTTCGAGCAAACGCGCCTAGTTGGAGTCGATCTACACGGGGCAGTTCTTCACGGTATCGATTTAAGCGAATCCATCCTCACCCACGTTGACTTGAGCAAAGCAGATCTGCGGGGTGCGGATCTGGGTTGGGTGGACTTGAGCAGGGCTAACTTACAGGGTGCAGACCTGAGAGGGGCAATTTTAACCCGTGCCGATCTCAGTCGTGCTAATCTCACCCAGGCCAACCTCCACAAAGCCGATTTAAGCCTGGCCGATCTGAGCAAAGCCAAGTTAAATGGCGCTATCATGCCTGATGGCAGCATACACGAGTAA
- a CDS encoding oxidoreductase: MDKIRFASVWLAGCSGCHMSFLDLDEWLFELAKHVEVVYSPIADVKEYPENVDVCLVEGAIANEDNLELIHKIRDRTKLVVSFGDCAVTANVPAMRNMLDGSGAVLRRSYLELGDVTPQLPHAPGIVPELLERVVPVHEVVNVDLFLPGCPPSADRIKAAIEPLLHGAMPLMEGRSMIKFG, translated from the coding sequence ATGGACAAGATAAGATTTGCCAGCGTTTGGTTGGCAGGTTGTTCCGGGTGTCACATGTCATTCTTAGACTTAGACGAGTGGCTGTTCGAGCTTGCCAAACATGTTGAAGTTGTCTACAGTCCGATCGCCGATGTGAAAGAATATCCCGAAAATGTCGATGTCTGTCTGGTGGAAGGCGCGATCGCCAATGAAGATAATCTCGAATTAATCCATAAAATCCGCGATCGCACGAAATTAGTAGTCTCATTTGGCGACTGTGCCGTTACTGCCAACGTGCCCGCCATGCGGAACATGCTGGATGGCTCGGGAGCGGTTCTGCGGCGCAGCTATTTAGAACTCGGCGACGTGACACCGCAATTACCCCATGCTCCCGGCATCGTCCCCGAACTGCTGGAACGGGTCGTCCCCGTTCACGAAGTCGTCAATGTCGATCTGTTTCTACCCGGTTGCCCGCCTTCCGCCGATCGCATCAAAGCAGCAATTGAGCCTTTACTGCATGGCGCAATGCCTTTGATGGAGGGGCGATCGATGATTAAATTCGGATGA
- a CDS encoding GTP-binding protein: protein MEVIRLVITGPVGAGKSTFIRSISEIEVVDTDRKATDDTALLKQQTTIAFDFGRLQFGPDQVLHLYGTPGQDRFDFIWDMLITKAHGLILLVAAHRPYEFRYAYQIMSFMRERADIPMLVGVTHTDSSDAWSVENVAIALGLNDDDREALVVAVDATDPGSVAQALITLLEGSMQPSLI, encoded by the coding sequence ATGGAAGTAATTCGCTTAGTAATAACTGGTCCGGTGGGAGCAGGAAAATCGACCTTTATTCGATCGATCAGTGAAATTGAGGTGGTCGATACCGATCGCAAAGCCACAGATGATACTGCTTTACTCAAACAGCAGACGACAATAGCTTTTGATTTTGGACGCTTGCAATTCGGCCCCGATCAGGTATTGCACCTCTACGGTACGCCGGGACAAGATCGGTTTGATTTTATTTGGGATATGTTGATTACTAAGGCTCACGGCCTTATTCTTTTAGTTGCAGCTCACCGACCTTATGAGTTTCGGTATGCATATCAGATTATGAGTTTTATGAGAGAACGTGCGGATATTCCCATGCTGGTTGGTGTTACTCACACAGATTCTTCGGATGCCTGGAGTGTAGAAAACGTTGCAATTGCGTTAGGACTTAATGACGACGATCGGGAAGCATTGGTCGTCGCCGTTGATGCTACCGATCCAGGCTCAGTGGCTCAAGCACTGATTACCTTGCTTGAGGGTAGCATGCAACCGAGCCTTATCTGA
- a CDS encoding ABC1 kinase family protein — translation MNSEVLIRVSDHPLAQLKGYDAKAIAKYYIRRPWQVIWRTLSIVFMFAGFLLGLLWDRAAGKSDRHQPERAAHLREIITKLGPTYIKVGQALSTRPDLVREDYLAELTKLQDRLPPFPTPQAFSIIERELGKPADKIYKSISAEPVAAASLGQVFKATLYTGEDVAIKVQRPDLLPVITLDLFILRVIAKLLAPLLPLNMGVGLDAIVDEFGIKLFEEIDYVNEAHNAERFANYFKDDPKVKAPKIYWDYSTRYVLTMEWIHGIKLTDVESIKAAGLDTDELVRIGVLAGLRQLLEFGFFHADPHPGNLFATYDGSMAYIDFGMMDQLEESTKETLVDSVVHLINRDYEQLGQDYVKLGFLAANTNMIPIVKALEVVLGDIMTEKVGDFNFKVVTDRFSSVMYEYPFRLPAKFALIIRSVVTQEGVALSLNPNFKIVQVAYPYVARRLLTDESTNLRDRLIEVLFKEGKFQWSRLENLLAIAKSDGQFDLMPTAQIGLQYLFTEDGKFLRRRLLLALTEDDRLHTAELQRLWQLVRADLEPGKLWNAAVGTLSASLPKAVTAILPIALLPGANPGS, via the coding sequence ATGAATTCAGAGGTTCTTATTAGAGTGAGCGACCATCCTCTTGCCCAGTTAAAGGGCTATGACGCAAAGGCCATTGCCAAATACTACATCCGGAGACCGTGGCAGGTGATTTGGCGAACCCTCTCGATCGTATTCATGTTCGCAGGGTTTTTATTGGGGTTACTGTGGGACAGGGCAGCAGGAAAGAGCGATCGCCACCAACCAGAACGCGCCGCCCACCTCCGCGAAATTATTACCAAACTGGGCCCCACTTATATCAAAGTCGGTCAGGCACTGTCCACCAGACCAGATCTCGTCAGAGAGGACTATCTGGCAGAACTGACCAAGCTACAGGATCGGTTGCCCCCCTTTCCCACACCGCAGGCATTCAGCATTATCGAGCGCGAACTGGGCAAGCCCGCAGACAAAATCTATAAATCGATCTCGGCAGAGCCAGTTGCGGCTGCTAGTTTGGGGCAAGTTTTCAAAGCCACTTTGTATACGGGTGAAGACGTAGCAATTAAAGTCCAAAGACCTGACTTGCTACCCGTAATCACCCTGGACTTGTTTATCCTGCGCGTCATTGCCAAATTGCTGGCTCCTTTGCTGCCATTAAACATGGGTGTGGGTCTCGACGCGATCGTGGATGAATTTGGCATCAAGCTATTTGAAGAGATCGACTATGTCAACGAAGCCCATAACGCCGAACGCTTTGCCAACTACTTCAAAGACGATCCCAAGGTAAAAGCGCCAAAAATTTACTGGGACTACAGCACGCGCTACGTTTTGACCATGGAGTGGATTCATGGCATCAAGTTAACCGATGTCGAAAGCATCAAAGCCGCAGGCTTAGACACTGATGAACTAGTCAGAATCGGCGTACTGGCTGGTTTAAGGCAACTGCTAGAGTTTGGGTTTTTCCACGCCGATCCGCACCCTGGCAATTTATTCGCCACCTATGACGGTTCCATGGCCTACATTGATTTTGGCATGATGGATCAGCTAGAGGAATCTACTAAAGAAACCCTTGTAGACTCTGTGGTGCATCTGATCAATCGGGATTACGAACAACTCGGTCAGGATTATGTGAAACTGGGTTTTCTGGCTGCCAATACAAATATGATCCCGATTGTGAAGGCCCTGGAAGTGGTGCTGGGCGATATTATGACCGAGAAAGTAGGTGATTTTAACTTTAAAGTTGTAACCGATCGCTTCTCTAGCGTCATGTATGAATATCCGTTCCGTCTGCCTGCCAAGTTTGCCCTCATTATTCGCTCTGTAGTTACCCAGGAAGGCGTAGCACTAAGCCTCAATCCCAACTTTAAGATCGTACAGGTCGCCTACCCCTATGTGGCACGTCGCCTGCTTACAGATGAATCGACAAATCTCCGCGATCGCTTGATCGAGGTCTTGTTTAAGGAAGGTAAGTTCCAGTGGTCGCGCCTGGAAAACCTGCTGGCGATCGCCAAATCCGACGGTCAGTTCGATCTTATGCCCACAGCGCAAATTGGTTTGCAGTATCTCTTTACCGAGGATGGCAAGTTTTTGCGCCGTCGCTTATTACTTGCCTTGACCGAGGACGATCGATTGCATACAGCTGAATTGCAGCGCCTATGGCAACTAGTACGTGCAGACCTGGAGCCTGGTAAATTGTGGAATGCTGCGGTGGGAACTTTGAGCGCTTCACTGCCCAAGGCGGTTACTGCGATTTTACCGATAGCCCTACTGCCAGGTGCAAATCCTGGTAGCTAG
- the hoxE gene encoding bidirectional hydrogenase complex protein HoxE, with product MPPLETATEEIATKSPEEKKSASEHASGDKRFKTLDLTMKRNHYRQDALIEVLHRAQEAFGYLEEDVLIYIARGLKLPLSRVYGVATFYHLFSLKPQGEHTCVVCMGTACYVKGASALLEAIAGEIGIHPGETTADRKVSLLTARCIGACGIAPAAVLDGQVHGKQSPEGVLANMQNWLH from the coding sequence ATGCCACCCTTAGAAACAGCAACAGAAGAAATCGCGACAAAATCGCCAGAGGAGAAGAAATCGGCTTCAGAGCATGCAAGTGGCGATAAGCGGTTCAAGACGCTCGATCTGACCATGAAGCGTAATCACTATCGCCAGGATGCTTTAATCGAGGTCTTGCACCGCGCCCAGGAAGCTTTTGGGTATTTAGAAGAAGACGTACTTATCTACATTGCACGAGGGCTAAAACTGCCTCTAAGTCGCGTCTATGGTGTTGCGACCTTTTACCACCTGTTCTCTCTCAAACCCCAGGGAGAACATACTTGCGTGGTTTGTATGGGAACCGCATGTTATGTAAAAGGAGCTAGTGCGCTGTTAGAAGCGATCGCTGGAGAAATTGGCATCCATCCGGGCGAAACGACTGCCGATCGCAAAGTATCGTTACTGACCGCCCGCTGCATTGGTGCTTGCGGTATTGCCCCCGCCGCCGTACTTGACGGTCAGGTGCATGGCAAGCAGTCGCCAGAAGGCGTGCTGGCAAATATGCAGAATTGGCTGCACTAG
- a CDS encoding DUF4388 domain-containing protein: MALIGKIEDLSLPEVFKVLDQGKRTGMLIINSYQAETQAFKRYGQIWFENGRIVAVANASQKQGLIDLIKDSFELEIPTIAALHKVQSKQTLSVPLGRYLREENLLTPQQVALLFDLQVIHPITKLFALREGIYTFNDKVFPSHLELTGLHVTMRDINLSGLRSLEDWTHLTNKLPGLGSGLLVKPGNMDLPNLTPLELKLFQAANGQKSLSQIAIELNISDFEVQKIAFSLIVIGLVDELLLIPSSRKKTPAMQANSSSQTGSTSGKVSSGLLGNLTRFLKDKVRA, encoded by the coding sequence ATGGCACTAATTGGAAAGATAGAAGATTTATCCTTGCCGGAGGTTTTCAAGGTTTTAGACCAGGGCAAAAGGACTGGAATGCTTATCATCAACAGCTATCAGGCTGAGACTCAAGCATTTAAAAGATATGGTCAGATTTGGTTTGAGAATGGGAGAATTGTTGCCGTAGCTAATGCCTCGCAAAAACAAGGTCTGATCGATCTGATCAAAGATTCATTTGAACTGGAAATTCCCACAATCGCAGCACTACATAAGGTGCAATCTAAGCAAACTTTGTCAGTTCCACTAGGGCGATACCTCCGGGAGGAAAATTTACTTACACCTCAACAAGTAGCGCTCCTGTTTGATTTGCAAGTAATTCATCCTATCACCAAATTGTTTGCCCTACGTGAGGGCATTTATACGTTTAACGATAAGGTGTTTCCTTCTCATTTAGAGTTAACTGGCCTGCACGTAACAATGCGCGATATTAACTTAAGCGGTTTGCGATCGCTGGAAGATTGGACGCACTTGACTAATAAACTCCCAGGGTTAGGTTCGGGTTTGCTAGTCAAACCAGGTAATATGGATTTACCCAATTTAACCCCTCTGGAGTTGAAATTATTTCAAGCTGCTAATGGACAGAAATCTTTAAGTCAAATAGCTATCGAACTAAACATTTCAGACTTTGAGGTGCAAAAGATAGCTTTTAGTTTGATCGTGATTGGTTTAGTTGACGAACTTCTTTTAATACCTAGCTCGCGCAAAAAAACACCTGCGATGCAAGCAAATTCCTCATCACAAACAGGTTCTACTTCAGGGAAAGTCAGTTCGGGTTTGTTGGGAAATCTCACAAGGTTTTTAAAGGATAAAGTCAGAGCATAG
- a CDS encoding YciI family protein, translating to MSKKYVMWGTYCADVLEKRAPYRQAHLDNLKALKESGQVITIGPTQDLTMVFGVYAAEDEDSVRKLIESDVYWQNQIWTSYEVREWIQAF from the coding sequence ATGTCGAAAAAATACGTTATGTGGGGTACTTATTGCGCTGATGTGCTAGAAAAGCGCGCCCCTTATCGTCAAGCGCATTTAGATAACTTAAAAGCGCTCAAGGAATCGGGTCAAGTAATTACAATAGGGCCAACTCAAGATCTAACTATGGTATTCGGCGTTTATGCAGCCGAAGATGAGGATTCTGTGCGTAAGTTAATCGAATCGGATGTCTATTGGCAAAATCAAATATGGACTAGTTACGAAGTCCGTGAATGGATTCAAGCTTTTTAG